From the genome of Pseudomonas sp. gcc21, one region includes:
- a CDS encoding SOS response-associated peptidase has product MAGRLAQFTPPIADVPGDWKPAWNISPGQRLLILRKTDNQLECARVLWNLTPGWLKDLSRAPFSVNAEVMHDKPMFRQPLVERRCLIPVDGYFSWRVQGKRKQPWYLRHRQGGLAIAGIWERYSLDENTYWDSCALITVPAKGLPERLGYRMPATLNRAEQAIWLASATAPSALQPLLLNAESQVEMMYPVNPAMSNPATVGPHCCAPSGHPVTAESPV; this is encoded by the coding sequence ATGGCCGGGCGTCTCGCACAGTTTACTCCGCCAATCGCCGATGTGCCCGGAGACTGGAAACCCGCCTGGAATATATCGCCCGGCCAGCGGCTGCTGATTCTCCGCAAGACAGATAACCAGCTCGAGTGTGCCCGCGTGTTATGGAACCTTACGCCCGGCTGGCTCAAGGATCTGAGCCGCGCCCCTTTCAGCGTGAATGCCGAGGTCATGCACGACAAGCCGATGTTCCGCCAGCCTTTGGTCGAGCGCCGATGCCTGATTCCGGTGGACGGTTATTTCAGCTGGCGGGTACAGGGCAAGCGCAAGCAACCCTGGTATCTGCGACATCGCCAGGGTGGTCTGGCGATTGCAGGCATATGGGAGCGTTACAGCCTGGATGAAAATACGTACTGGGACAGCTGCGCTTTGATTACCGTACCCGCCAAGGGCCTGCCTGAGCGTTTGGGTTATCGCATGCCGGCAACGCTCAACCGGGCCGAGCAGGCTATCTGGCTGGCATCGGCAACCGCTCCGTCCGCTCTGCAGCCGCTACTGCTCAACGCCGAATCCCAGGTCGAGATGATGTATCCGGTCAACCCGGCCATGAGCAATCCCGCTACCGTCGGCCCACATTGCTGCGCACCCAGCGGCCATCCGGTGACGGCCGAGTCGCCAGTTTGA
- a CDS encoding M48 family metallopeptidase has translation MRTRLLLCLPFLWLVGCETVQTTQGGAVGVNREQRMVSALPAEQVDQMAAKAYGEMLSEAKSKGVLNTDAAMLKRLRGISNKLIPQVTHFRQDARSWDWEVNLIQSDQLNASCMPGGKIIFYTGIVEKLNLSDDEIAQIMGHEISHALREHGREAISRAYISQTGTQLVGALLGLGELSRQAADAAVQYGLMLPNSRSNETEADLIGLELAARAGYKPEAAVTLWQKMGAAAQGAPPEFLSTHPSSSGRIENLRSAIPRVQPLYEAAR, from the coding sequence ATGCGTACCCGTCTGCTTCTGTGTCTGCCGTTTCTCTGGCTGGTCGGCTGTGAAACTGTTCAAACCACCCAGGGCGGAGCCGTTGGCGTCAACCGCGAACAGCGCATGGTCAGCGCCCTGCCTGCTGAACAAGTGGACCAGATGGCTGCCAAGGCCTATGGCGAAATGCTCAGCGAAGCCAAATCCAAGGGTGTACTGAACACCGACGCGGCGATGCTCAAGCGTCTGCGTGGCATTTCCAACAAGCTTATTCCGCAAGTGACGCATTTCCGTCAGGACGCACGCAGTTGGGATTGGGAGGTGAATCTCATCCAGAGTGACCAACTCAACGCCAGCTGCATGCCGGGCGGCAAGATCATTTTCTATACCGGCATCGTTGAGAAACTGAATCTGTCCGACGACGAAATCGCCCAGATCATGGGCCACGAGATTTCACATGCTCTGCGTGAACATGGCCGGGAAGCGATTTCCCGCGCCTATATCAGCCAGACCGGGACGCAACTGGTCGGCGCACTGCTGGGCCTGGGCGAACTCAGCCGACAGGCGGCCGATGCCGCCGTGCAATATGGTCTGATGCTGCCCAATAGCCGTTCCAACGAAACCGAAGCGGATCTGATCGGGCTTGAGCTGGCTGCCCGCGCGGGATACAAGCCGGAAGCAGCCGTGACGCTGTGGCAGAAGATGGGCGCTGCGGCACAGGGCGCGCCGCCGGAATTTCTCAGCACCCACCCAAGCTCCAGTGGCCGCATCGAGAACCTCCGCAGCGCCATTCCGAGGGTTCAGCCGCTGTACGAAGCAGCCCGCTGA
- a CDS encoding OprD family porin, translating to MKKTLIASAVAAGLLGLPALSIAQDGFVSGSKIDLKLRNFYINQDQRSGDPGYSKAEEWGQGFLLDARSGYTPGVVGFGVDVLGQLGVRLDGGGRSGKTGLSRNPGVMFPLDDDQAASDFGRLDVAAKARISETELKVGVLQPSLPVLTRNDGRLLPQTFRGAHLTSSEISDLTLHLGEIARASGRASSDYEHLRINGGDERVNQFRFGGAEYKINDNLTATYFLAELEDYYRQHFLGAKHSTELGAGTLVTDLRYFNSDSVGANDDRAAGYLARGFYDSGSTAGRVDNEARSVLFTYSLEGHSLGLGYQHLSGDSDFPFINNGDGATAYLITDSQIGKFLRAGEKTWVTQYSYDFSQVGVPGLKASAAYLSGSDIGAAERGADTEWERDLRLDYKVQSGAFKNVGVTLRHGSLRSRVSNQRDVDEARVILSYSIALK from the coding sequence ATGAAAAAAACGCTGATAGCCAGCGCCGTCGCCGCCGGCCTGCTAGGCCTGCCCGCTCTGTCCATAGCGCAGGACGGTTTCGTTTCGGGCAGCAAGATCGACCTCAAGCTGCGCAATTTTTACATCAATCAGGATCAGCGCAGCGGCGATCCGGGGTACTCCAAAGCCGAGGAATGGGGTCAGGGATTCCTGCTTGATGCACGTTCGGGTTACACCCCGGGCGTGGTCGGCTTTGGTGTCGACGTACTGGGTCAGCTAGGCGTGAGGCTCGACGGTGGCGGGCGCAGCGGCAAGACAGGCCTTTCGCGCAACCCCGGCGTCATGTTTCCCTTGGATGACGACCAGGCCGCCAGTGATTTCGGCCGCCTCGATGTAGCCGCCAAGGCGCGTATCTCCGAAACAGAACTCAAGGTGGGGGTATTGCAGCCCAGCCTGCCGGTACTGACACGCAACGACGGCCGGCTGCTGCCACAAACTTTCCGCGGCGCTCATCTGACCTCGAGCGAAATCAGCGATCTGACTCTGCACCTGGGAGAAATCGCACGGGCCAGCGGTCGGGCATCGAGCGATTACGAGCACTTGCGCATCAACGGCGGGGACGAGCGGGTCAATCAATTCCGTTTTGGCGGTGCCGAATACAAGATCAATGACAACCTGACCGCGACCTATTTCCTCGCCGAACTTGAAGACTATTATCGCCAGCACTTCCTGGGAGCCAAACACAGCACCGAACTCGGTGCCGGCACACTCGTCACTGACCTGCGCTATTTCAACAGTGATTCTGTGGGTGCAAACGACGACCGGGCCGCTGGTTATCTCGCACGCGGATTCTATGACAGCGGCTCGACGGCCGGCCGTGTGGACAACGAAGCGCGCAGTGTCCTGTTCACCTACAGCCTCGAGGGCCATTCGCTGGGTCTGGGCTATCAGCACCTCAGTGGCGACAGTGATTTTCCCTTCATCAACAATGGCGATGGTGCCACGGCTTATCTGATCACCGACTCACAAATCGGCAAGTTCCTGCGCGCCGGGGAAAAGACCTGGGTTACCCAGTACAGCTACGACTTCAGCCAGGTCGGTGTGCCGGGCCTGAAAGCGTCGGCCGCCTACCTGAGCGGCAGCGATATCGGCGCAGCCGAGCGTGGCGCGGACACGGAATGGGAGCGTGACCTGAGGCTGGACTACAAGGTGCAAAGCGGCGCGTTCAAAAATGTCGGCGTTACCCTGCGCCATGGCAGTTTGCGCAGCCGGGTCAGCAATCAACGTGACGTGGACGAGGCGCGTGTCATTCTCAGCTACAGCATTGCACTGAAGTAA
- a CDS encoding ATP-binding protein — protein sequence MSGLKSIILHHSYFRGLRVRIECDGHTNLQGTNGAGKTSALRLIPMFYGYEPNRLVDKVAGKDSFVNYYLPNRQSMLVFEYTRADDEPCCAVMYRKEGDAGFAYRFVKAAADASVFHPDMEALFARGDDAASILRHHVPSLDIRVSPEINRIVDFRSIIQNDPTGGGRRVQGARSRIDIRTLAGQFGLGSIRTRMQHIDALTTVSIKKDQMMARLKEMIVDSLLSDVVNLGAPPSHIKNEGLWSDLKSLTAFGEHEKTVKQALSDFDSVKDNRLALDDCRRALSNLQALGADQTALLTRQLAGVNLDITALEEELQARRGALDEQISQQRAEVKTYRDRLQSLEQERADWETERDIRHWETELANLPMVRSDLEAARDRLQVLKAESETITHEADLAKVTINQKLEQDLAALEARQHEAQEARDALRSQHQLASEALEQSREQELEAFDEQLTQVRHECEALLEDAREQERQAREPSATELEQRRSATSAVALAREQREQTERDVERVRQQLELAASAERSAEQHYERARADVQQAKASRDEIQALLYPEDGTLLAYLRTSGLPWHENLGKAINPALLSRTDLAPRLSDQPGSDLYGVSLDLGALALPAAAESEAVLQQQLSRAEQALQRAEQELGRSEEKWQSAQQDQAQAKDALARARQAHEKAGERYAQSEQSAELIQREVNEAIEARTLQAAEQLRNLTQQMKDRLTQEQQRRDQLKTQFSDRRDALKQSHDEQLDAAKAALAAVQDAMEHRRSAAAQDLAAIEQARDDKLRGAGVDVVSIRETEQRVKTLNDRIGQIQSMEEPVREYRYWLKHHWAGFDALKESLYQAQTALTAVERELKDCKDSYSARINALKDQTKQLGAALKRLEDQLHDWEQLARSAGELSESIPVSAEEIAAHQTGSVEHTGSLESATLVTDELRRLIKATAETRDAVIKAFTRCVAALNQHPDSQVYQKWQHLHNARLHTSVHSEGSEAFRIESMADLRRIVEHDLPEIRKALIENVKSAGGAMARYYEELKDIDLRVTQVSRTLETRINTEHDFEAISDIRIRLLSRITQFDFWPQLKAFARDWHEWELTRHHDLPSTELRNGLSSLDKMFRSARMTASDLGSLVELEIQFTENGRIVPIRNDNDLRNSSSTGLSSIAVVVIFGGLSRFLCPDESVTITWPIDELGELHPSNIDKLFRMMDRKNIVLLCAQPTASHEFLRRYKHRLLLSKDHGVRDFVYAKQASPNNPLAQLLSGSEALTEGDKA from the coding sequence ATGAGCGGGCTTAAAAGCATCATTCTTCACCATTCGTACTTTCGCGGCCTGCGGGTACGCATCGAGTGCGACGGACACACCAACCTGCAGGGCACCAACGGTGCAGGTAAGACCTCCGCGCTGCGCCTGATCCCCATGTTCTACGGCTACGAGCCGAACCGGCTGGTCGACAAGGTTGCCGGCAAGGACAGCTTCGTCAATTACTACCTGCCCAACCGTCAGTCCATGCTGGTGTTCGAATACACGCGGGCTGACGACGAGCCTTGCTGCGCGGTGATGTATCGCAAGGAGGGCGACGCCGGATTTGCCTACCGGTTCGTCAAGGCCGCCGCCGACGCCAGCGTCTTTCATCCTGACATGGAGGCGCTGTTTGCCCGGGGTGATGATGCCGCCAGCATCCTTCGCCACCATGTGCCCTCGCTGGATATCCGCGTCAGCCCCGAGATCAACCGCATCGTCGACTTCCGTTCGATTATCCAGAACGACCCCACCGGCGGGGGCCGTCGGGTACAGGGTGCGCGCTCGCGCATTGATATTCGTACGCTGGCCGGTCAGTTCGGGCTGGGCTCGATACGAACGCGCATGCAGCACATCGATGCCCTGACCACCGTGTCCATCAAGAAGGATCAGATGATGGCGCGGCTCAAGGAGATGATCGTCGACTCGCTGCTCAGCGATGTGGTCAACCTCGGCGCGCCGCCCAGCCACATCAAGAACGAAGGCCTGTGGAGTGATCTCAAAAGCCTGACCGCGTTTGGCGAGCACGAGAAAACTGTGAAGCAGGCATTGTCCGACTTCGATTCGGTGAAAGATAACCGCCTTGCACTCGATGACTGCCGCCGGGCTCTGTCGAATCTGCAGGCGCTGGGGGCGGATCAGACTGCCCTGCTCACGCGTCAGCTGGCGGGCGTCAATCTCGACATCACAGCGTTGGAAGAGGAATTGCAAGCCAGGCGCGGGGCGCTGGATGAACAGATCAGCCAGCAACGCGCGGAGGTAAAAACCTACCGCGACCGGCTGCAAAGCCTCGAGCAGGAGCGCGCCGACTGGGAAACGGAACGCGACATCCGTCATTGGGAAACAGAACTGGCGAACCTGCCCATGGTGCGCTCCGACCTTGAAGCAGCACGAGATCGCCTGCAGGTGCTCAAGGCCGAAAGCGAAACCATCACGCATGAGGCCGATCTGGCCAAAGTGACGATCAACCAGAAACTCGAACAGGATCTGGCCGCTCTGGAAGCCCGTCAACATGAGGCACAGGAGGCGCGCGACGCGCTGCGCAGCCAGCATCAACTGGCAAGCGAGGCACTTGAACAAAGCCGCGAGCAGGAGCTGGAAGCATTCGACGAGCAATTGACGCAGGTGCGCCATGAATGCGAGGCATTGCTGGAAGACGCTCGCGAACAGGAGCGCCAGGCCCGCGAGCCGAGCGCGACCGAGCTTGAGCAGCGCCGCAGCGCAACCAGTGCTGTCGCCCTTGCGCGCGAACAGCGTGAACAGACAGAACGGGATGTTGAGCGCGTCCGCCAGCAACTGGAGCTGGCAGCCAGTGCCGAGCGCAGCGCCGAACAACACTATGAACGCGCACGAGCCGATGTGCAGCAGGCTAAAGCTAGCCGGGACGAGATCCAGGCGTTGCTGTATCCCGAAGACGGAACCCTGCTGGCCTATCTGCGTACCAGCGGTCTGCCCTGGCATGAAAATCTCGGCAAGGCGATCAATCCTGCGCTGCTGTCTCGCACTGACCTGGCGCCAAGGCTATCCGATCAGCCCGGCTCGGATTTGTACGGCGTCAGCCTGGATCTCGGTGCGCTTGCGCTGCCCGCCGCAGCTGAAAGCGAAGCCGTACTGCAACAGCAACTCAGCCGCGCCGAACAGGCCCTGCAACGGGCTGAACAGGAGTTGGGGCGTAGTGAGGAGAAATGGCAGAGTGCACAGCAGGACCAGGCCCAGGCAAAGGACGCCCTCGCCCGCGCCAGGCAGGCGCACGAAAAAGCCGGCGAGCGCTACGCGCAGTCCGAACAAAGCGCGGAGCTGATCCAGCGTGAAGTAAACGAAGCCATCGAAGCGCGAACCCTTCAGGCAGCTGAACAACTGCGCAACCTGACGCAGCAGATGAAGGACCGGCTCACTCAGGAGCAACAGCGCCGCGATCAGCTGAAAACCCAGTTCTCCGACCGCCGCGACGCGCTCAAGCAATCACATGATGAACAGCTGGATGCTGCCAAGGCTGCGCTCGCCGCGGTTCAGGACGCCATGGAGCATCGCCGCTCCGCCGCTGCGCAGGATCTGGCCGCTATCGAACAGGCGCGCGACGACAAGCTGCGCGGCGCCGGTGTGGACGTCGTGTCGATCCGCGAAACCGAGCAGCGGGTAAAGACACTGAATGACCGCATCGGCCAGATCCAGTCCATGGAAGAACCTGTGCGTGAATACCGCTACTGGCTGAAACATCACTGGGCCGGATTTGATGCGCTGAAAGAGTCGCTGTATCAGGCCCAGACCGCACTGACAGCAGTCGAGCGCGAGCTGAAGGACTGCAAGGACAGCTACAGCGCACGCATCAATGCTCTGAAGGATCAGACAAAGCAGCTCGGTGCGGCACTCAAACGGCTCGAAGATCAACTGCACGACTGGGAGCAGCTGGCGCGTAGCGCCGGTGAACTGAGCGAAAGCATTCCGGTATCGGCCGAGGAAATCGCCGCGCATCAGACCGGTTCAGTAGAACACACTGGCTCCCTGGAATCGGCGACGCTGGTTACTGACGAATTGCGGCGGTTGATCAAGGCGACTGCCGAGACCAGAGACGCGGTCATCAAGGCCTTCACCCGCTGTGTTGCCGCACTCAACCAGCACCCCGATTCGCAGGTCTATCAGAAGTGGCAGCACCTGCATAACGCACGTCTGCACACCTCTGTGCATAGCGAAGGGTCCGAGGCATTTCGCATCGAGTCCATGGCCGATCTGCGCCGGATTGTCGAGCATGACCTGCCCGAGATTCGCAAGGCCTTGATCGAGAACGTGAAAAGCGCCGGCGGGGCCATGGCGCGTTATTACGAAGAACTCAAGGATATTGATCTGCGGGTCACCCAGGTCTCGCGCACGCTGGAAACCCGGATCAATACCGAGCATGACTTCGAAGCCATCTCCGATATCCGCATCCGGTTGCTGTCGCGCATCACGCAGTTCGACTTCTGGCCGCAGCTGAAGGCATTCGCCCGCGACTGGCATGAATGGGAACTGACGCGCCACCATGATCTCCCGTCGACCGAGCTGCGCAACGGGCTAAGCTCTCTGGACAAGATGTTCCGCAGCGCGCGCATGACTGCCAGCGATCTCGGTTCGCTGGTGGAGCTGGAAATACAGTTCACCGAGAACGGCCGTATCGTACCGATCCGCAACGACAATGATCTGCGCAACTCCAGCAGTACCGGATTATCCAGCATTGCCGTGGTGGTGATCTTCGGTGGCCTGTCACGCTTCTTGTGTCCGGATGAGAGTGTGACCATCACCTGGCCGATCGACGAGCTGGGCGAACTGCATCCCAGCAACATCGACAAACTCTTCCGCATGATGGACCGCAAGAACATCGTGCTGCTGTGCGCACAGCCCACCGCCTCCCACGAATTTCTGCGCCGCTACAAGCACCGTCTTCTCCTGAGCAAGGACCACGGCGTGCGCGATTTCGTGTATGCAAAACAGGCATCACCCAACAATCCGCTGGCACAGTTATTGTCAGGCAGCGAAGCGCTCACAGAAGGGGACAAGGCATGA
- a CDS encoding cyclopropane-fatty-acyl-phospholipid synthase family protein, with protein MMAPFTLRAGSLRARTATLTITLASLLSFAGNAAASTAPARPYVPTPYPVVERMLEMAALQPDDHLIDLGSGDGRIAISAVKDWNAGSALGIDLNSARLAQAQQNAEEAGVADRVRFERADLQETDLSDASVLTVYQLNAKNLWLQPVILKNMNPGARVLTHSFDLGEWEPDQSDTVEGGTVHMWTVPASVGGKWQLTTAEGTEALILIEQSYQRVVGSAEIGGEPMMLSEPHLHGNEIRFTIDSRQYVGKVEGDRIVPLEGTDVAVGWNAQRI; from the coding sequence ATGATGGCCCCCTTTACGCTCCGTGCGGGCAGTTTACGCGCCCGCACCGCAACCCTGACGATAACGCTGGCTTCCCTCTTGTCGTTCGCAGGCAATGCCGCGGCGTCGACCGCCCCCGCTCGACCCTATGTGCCAACCCCTTATCCCGTTGTTGAGCGCATGCTCGAGATGGCAGCGCTGCAACCGGACGATCACCTCATCGATCTTGGATCCGGGGACGGCCGCATCGCCATCAGCGCCGTCAAGGATTGGAACGCCGGCTCGGCACTGGGCATTGATCTGAACAGCGCGCGGCTCGCCCAAGCGCAGCAGAACGCCGAGGAGGCTGGCGTAGCGGATCGGGTTCGGTTCGAGCGAGCCGATCTGCAAGAAACTGATCTCTCCGACGCATCGGTACTGACGGTGTATCAGCTCAATGCGAAGAATCTCTGGTTACAGCCGGTCATACTGAAGAACATGAACCCCGGCGCGCGCGTACTCACCCACAGCTTTGACCTCGGCGAATGGGAGCCGGATCAGTCCGATACGGTGGAGGGCGGTACCGTGCATATGTGGACCGTGCCGGCGAGCGTGGGCGGCAAATGGCAGTTGACCACTGCCGAGGGGACCGAAGCGCTGATCCTCATTGAACAGAGTTACCAGAGAGTAGTGGGCAGCGCCGAAATCGGAGGCGAGCCCATGATGCTGTCCGAGCCGCACCTGCACGGCAATGAGATCCGCTTTACCATCGACTCCCGGCAGTATGTAGGCAAGGTCGAAGGCGACCGGATCGTTCCGCTGGAGGGTACCGATGTCGCAGTGGGCTGGAATGCCCAGCGTATCTGA
- a CDS encoding class II glutamine amidotransferase, whose amino-acid sequence MCELMGMSANVPTDICFSFAGLMQRGGGTGPHGDGWGVAFYEGLGVRCFHDPQPCHQSAIAQLVESYPIKSENVICHIRQANVGRVGLVNTHPFIRELWGRYWTFAHNGQLHDFAASPGPFQPVGSTDSEALFCDLLNTLRSRFGSAPELEELVPCLAGICGAFARQGVCNLMISNGEWLFTLCTTKLAWITRRAPFGPAQLSDRDLAIDFQEHTTPNDVVTVIATEPLTSNETWQLYMPGEWRLWCGGKTVMQGNVLR is encoded by the coding sequence ATGTGCGAACTGATGGGTATGAGCGCCAATGTGCCGACCGATATCTGTTTCAGTTTTGCGGGTCTCATGCAGCGCGGCGGCGGAACCGGCCCGCACGGGGACGGTTGGGGCGTGGCGTTCTATGAAGGGCTGGGCGTGCGCTGCTTCCATGACCCGCAGCCCTGTCATCAGTCGGCCATTGCGCAGCTGGTCGAGAGCTATCCGATCAAATCGGAAAACGTGATTTGCCACATCCGCCAGGCTAACGTCGGACGCGTGGGGCTGGTAAATACGCACCCGTTCATCCGGGAGTTATGGGGACGCTACTGGACCTTCGCTCACAACGGCCAGCTGCATGATTTTGCCGCCTCGCCTGGACCCTTTCAGCCGGTGGGCTCTACTGATAGCGAGGCGTTGTTCTGCGATCTTCTCAATACGCTGCGAAGCCGTTTCGGTTCCGCGCCGGAGCTGGAAGAGCTGGTGCCGTGCCTGGCCGGCATCTGTGGAGCGTTCGCACGCCAGGGCGTGTGCAACCTGATGATCAGCAATGGGGAATGGCTGTTTACCCTGTGCACCACCAAGCTCGCGTGGATCACCCGGCGTGCGCCTTTCGGTCCGGCCCAACTGAGCGATCGCGACCTTGCGATCGATTTTCAGGAGCACACCACCCCGAATGATGTAGTGACCGTCATCGCAACCGAACCCCTCACCAGTAACGAGACCTGGCAGTTATACATGCCTGGGGAATGGAGGTTGTGGTGCGGGGGCAAGACAGTTATGCAGGGTAATGTGCTGCGGTAA
- a CDS encoding BON domain-containing protein, producing MKLSREYLTALFLALGLILMGGCTVASGQKSAGEFVDDSVISTQVKTALIKDDTVRASEINVETYKGEVQLTGYVSSRAAANRAVELTRQIKGVTSVRDDMQIR from the coding sequence ATGAAGCTTTCCAGGGAATACCTCACTGCGCTGTTTCTCGCCCTCGGCCTGATTCTCATGGGCGGTTGTACCGTAGCCTCGGGCCAGAAGTCGGCCGGCGAATTTGTCGATGACAGCGTCATCAGCACTCAGGTCAAAACCGCTCTGATCAAGGACGACACTGTCCGCGCCAGCGAGATAAATGTCGAGACCTACAAGGGCGAGGTTCAGCTGACCGGTTATGTCAGTTCACGGGCGGCCGCCAATCGCGCGGTTGAGCTGACGCGGCAGATAAAAGGCGTCACGTCGGTCCGCGACGATATGCAGATTCGCTGA
- a CDS encoding TMEM165/GDT1 family protein produces MEAFFVSTGIVALAEIGDKTQLLALLLAVRFRNHPWPIVLGIFVATVVNHALAGALGQLVASFLSDTLLHSIVAVSFIAVAAWTLVPDKLEDEDTAPIGRYGAFMATLVAFFIAEMGDKTQIATVVLAAQFVDYGWVVLGTTLGMMLANVPVVFLGNAVAGRLPLDLIRRIAAAAFLILGLYSAWLAYTGYAMGSGS; encoded by the coding sequence GTGGAAGCCTTTTTCGTATCAACCGGTATTGTTGCGCTGGCGGAGATCGGCGACAAAACCCAATTGCTGGCGCTATTGCTGGCGGTACGTTTTCGTAATCATCCTTGGCCCATTGTTCTGGGCATCTTCGTCGCGACAGTGGTTAATCACGCCCTGGCCGGCGCATTGGGCCAGCTGGTCGCCAGCTTTCTGTCCGACACCCTTCTGCATAGCATTGTCGCGGTGAGCTTCATTGCGGTGGCGGCCTGGACACTGGTTCCAGACAAGCTTGAGGACGAGGACACAGCGCCGATCGGCCGCTACGGCGCTTTCATGGCAACGCTGGTTGCCTTCTTTATTGCGGAGATGGGCGACAAGACCCAGATCGCGACTGTCGTGCTGGCTGCTCAGTTTGTGGATTATGGCTGGGTGGTGCTTGGCACGACGCTGGGGATGATGTTGGCCAATGTGCCGGTCGTGTTTCTGGGCAACGCGGTGGCGGGTCGGCTCCCGCTGGACCTGATTCGCCGGATAGCGGCTGCGGCGTTCCTCATACTCGGTTTGTATTCAGCCTGGCTTGCCTATACCGGGTATGCGATGGGCAGCGGAAGTTAG
- a CDS encoding methyltransferase: MDNTSQIIERSSELFANKRLLLVNPVADGLTRELPADWHVWTWDYAVWLGLNGQLDEEHLSFSHLCPQLEELDGAILVMPKALERAEYALAQMAPLLKAGCPLYLVGEKKGGITRAEKLLAPYGDNAEKLDSARHCQLWRMPVNGQAAPFRLEDWLREFTVELHDQKIDLVSLPGVFSHGRLDEGSELLLEEPAELPAGRVLDFGCGAGVLSVALGRRNPETRFELVDVDALALYCATETLKRNNIEAEVYPSDGLSDVHGRFAGVVSNPPFHSGIRHDTSIAERFFEQVTRNLLPRGVLRIVANGFLKYPALVEAHIGPCHVLRENNRFKVYSATAPG, from the coding sequence ATGGACAACACCAGCCAGATTATTGAGCGCAGTAGCGAGTTGTTCGCCAACAAGCGACTGCTGTTGGTCAATCCAGTGGCCGATGGGCTGACCCGTGAGTTGCCAGCCGACTGGCACGTCTGGACCTGGGACTATGCCGTCTGGCTGGGGCTGAACGGCCAGCTTGATGAAGAACACCTAAGTTTTTCGCATCTCTGTCCGCAGCTCGAAGAGCTCGACGGCGCGATTCTCGTCATGCCCAAGGCGCTTGAGCGCGCCGAGTATGCGCTGGCGCAGATGGCGCCTTTGTTAAAGGCTGGTTGCCCGTTGTATCTGGTGGGCGAGAAGAAGGGCGGTATTACCCGTGCGGAAAAGCTGTTGGCGCCGTATGGCGACAACGCCGAAAAGCTCGACTCGGCCCGCCATTGCCAGCTGTGGCGCATGCCGGTGAATGGTCAGGCTGCGCCGTTCCGTCTGGAAGACTGGCTGCGTGAATTCACCGTCGAGTTGCATGACCAGAAGATTGATCTCGTCAGCCTGCCCGGCGTATTCAGCCACGGCCGGCTCGATGAGGGCAGCGAGCTACTGTTAGAAGAGCCAGCCGAGCTGCCCGCAGGAAGAGTACTTGATTTTGGCTGTGGGGCAGGGGTGTTGTCCGTGGCCCTCGGCCGACGCAACCCCGAGACCCGGTTTGAGCTGGTTGATGTAGACGCCCTCGCGCTCTACTGCGCGACCGAGACGCTCAAGCGCAATAATATCGAAGCCGAGGTCTATCCCTCGGACGGTCTGAGCGATGTTCACGGGCGCTTTGCCGGTGTCGTGAGCAATCCACCGTTTCACAGCGGTATCCGGCATGACACCAGTATTGCCGAGCGCTTCTTCGAGCAGGTCACGCGCAATCTTTTGCCGCGTGGAGTGCTGCGTATTGTCGCCAACGGCTTTCTGAAATACCCCGCCCTGGTGGAGGCTCACATCGGCCCGTGCCACGTGTTGCGCGAGAACAATCGCTTCAAGGTCTACTCGGCAACCGCGCCAGGTTGA